One window of Marinilabiliales bacterium genomic DNA carries:
- a CDS encoding indolepyruvate ferredoxin oxidoreductase subunit alpha → MDKLMLLGDEAIAHAGMDAGMSGIYAYPGTPSTEIMEYVQNSHRAAKENIFCQWSANEKTAMEAALGMSYTGKRSMVCMKHVGLNVAADPFMNAAITGVNGGFLIVVADDPSMHSSQNEQDSRYYGKFAMIPVLEPLNQQEAYDMVFYGFELSERYRLPVMLRITTRLAHSRSAVVPSKKIMQKQVALPADPVQFVLLPAIARRRYRGLIEMQPDLAAESESSGWNTFTDGSDKSVGYIACGLAHNYLIEAYRGKQLSNPVLRIGQYPLPEKLVEKLTAGCEKVIVLEEGYPLVEELLRGLPAVKNISGRIDGTLPRDGELNPDIVSRVLGLSANEGPPVPDVVKNRPPSFCSGCGHIDMFNALLEAIEGYGPGRVFSDIGCYTLGALPPFNAINSCVDMGASVTMAKGAADGGLHPAVSVIGDSTFTHSGMTGLLDAVNDGSPITVLIGDNSTTGMTGGQKSSATGRIEDICAGLGVEPGHIKTINPLKKHHQENVEIISRELEYKGVSVVIARRECIQVAMRRKKEEKTKN, encoded by the coding sequence ATGGATAAGCTTATGCTCCTCGGTGACGAAGCGATTGCCCATGCAGGAATGGATGCAGGCATGTCGGGTATCTATGCATATCCGGGCACACCGTCAACCGAGATAATGGAATATGTTCAGAATTCACACAGAGCGGCCAAAGAGAATATATTCTGCCAGTGGTCTGCCAACGAGAAAACTGCCATGGAAGCAGCCCTTGGAATGTCCTACACAGGAAAAAGGTCAATGGTCTGCATGAAGCATGTGGGACTCAATGTAGCGGCCGATCCGTTCATGAATGCCGCCATTACAGGAGTGAACGGCGGGTTCCTTATTGTAGTGGCAGATGACCCGTCAATGCATTCCTCGCAAAATGAGCAGGACTCACGGTATTACGGCAAGTTTGCAATGATCCCGGTCCTTGAGCCCCTTAACCAGCAGGAGGCATACGATATGGTTTTTTATGGTTTTGAGCTGTCCGAAAGATACAGGCTACCTGTAATGCTGCGAATAACCACCAGGCTCGCCCACTCAAGATCGGCTGTTGTTCCCTCAAAAAAAATTATGCAGAAGCAGGTTGCCCTGCCGGCAGATCCTGTACAGTTTGTGCTTCTTCCTGCCATTGCCAGAAGACGCTACAGGGGGTTGATAGAGATGCAACCTGATCTTGCCGCCGAATCTGAAAGTTCGGGCTGGAACACTTTCACAGACGGGTCAGATAAATCAGTCGGTTATATTGCATGCGGACTGGCGCATAATTATCTTATTGAAGCTTATCGCGGAAAACAACTATCAAACCCGGTACTAAGGATAGGACAGTACCCGCTGCCCGAAAAGCTTGTAGAAAAGTTAACCGCAGGCTGCGAAAAAGTTATTGTACTCGAAGAAGGATATCCGTTGGTGGAAGAGCTGCTCCGGGGTTTGCCGGCGGTTAAGAATATTTCCGGGCGGATTGACGGTACACTGCCCCGTGACGGTGAACTTAATCCCGACATTGTTTCCCGGGTACTGGGACTATCTGCTAATGAGGGACCGCCTGTACCTGATGTGGTAAAAAACAGGCCACCTTCATTCTGTTCCGGTTGTGGCCATATTGACATGTTCAACGCGCTGCTGGAAGCTATTGAAGGCTATGGTCCGGGCCGGGTATTCTCCGATATTGGTTGTTATACCCTCGGCGCTCTTCCTCCTTTCAATGCAATTAACTCATGTGTCGATATGGGCGCATCTGTTACAATGGCAAAAGGGGCTGCCGATGGCGGACTGCATCCTGCAGTATCAGTTATCGGAGACTCAACCTTTACCCATTCAGGCATGACCGGACTGCTCGATGCAGTAAATGACGGCTCACCAATTACGGTTCTGATAGGCGATAACTCGACCACCGGGATGACGGGCGGACAAAAGTCCTCGGCAACCGGCAGGATAGAAGATATCTGTGCCGGACTGGGAGTAGAGCCCGGACACATTAAGACCATAAACCCTTTAAAGAAACATCATCAGGAGAATGTTGAAATTATCAGCAGGGAACTTGAATACAAGGGGGTGTCGGTAGTCATTGCCAGGAGGGAGTGCATCCAGGTGGCCATGCGAAGGAAAAAAGAGGAAAAGACAAAAAACTAA
- a CDS encoding YjbQ family protein, with protein sequence MIRQYEITLPPLKRGYHAISHLIEDKLDDLPQSGMVNLFLRHTSAALTINENADPDVPRDLAYATDKLVPENDPGYIHTIEGPDDMPAHVKSSLLSVSVTIPVKNGRLHMGTWQGIFLCEFRNRAGSRKITATVWS encoded by the coding sequence ATGATAAGACAATACGAAATAACCCTGCCACCATTGAAACGAGGTTATCATGCAATTTCACACCTTATTGAGGACAAGCTTGACGACCTGCCTCAATCGGGCATGGTCAATCTGTTCCTCCGCCATACATCGGCAGCCCTTACCATAAATGAAAATGCCGATCCTGATGTTCCCCGCGACCTTGCCTATGCAACCGACAAGCTGGTACCGGAAAATGACCCCGGCTATATCCATACTATTGAGGGACCTGACGACATGCCAGCGCATGTCAAGTCAAGCCTGTTGTCGGTATCAGTTACAATACCGGTAAAAAACGGGAGATTACACATGGGTACATGGCAGGGAATATTCCTGTGTGAATTCAGAAACCGGGCAGGCAGCAGGAAAATCACCGCAACGGTGTGGTCATGA
- a CDS encoding TonB-dependent receptor gives MHIFRILVILCLISLATLNPVNSQQSTFTVYGTITDEDGAFLPLASIALSGTPVGTISDSRGQYSLTLVPDTLHSIVVTMLGYRAAEKNVSGMAGDSMRIDFVLQVTYEEISEVYVTRARERDGSLSAIDVRDVGVIPTASSGIETLLKTMPGVSGRNEFSSQYSVRGGNFDENLVYVNGIEIYRPVLIHAGHKEGLSFINPDLVGSVMFSAGGFGARYGDKISSVLDISYREPVTFASSASASLLGGTAHLEGISSDGSLSHISGLRYSTNQYLLQTLDEQGDYLSSFADFQTYANYKISSDISVSFLGHFSRNRYGFIPESRETSFGTFDNPMQLMVYFNGQDASLFRTLFGALNLNYNPVPALNLSLNVSAFNTLEAETFDLQGRYLINQLEKQLSSENLGDSIMNIGVGAFMNHARNFLDANVFSIGHRGKYSIRSNRLEWGVQVNKDMFDDNMREWQLIDSAGYNLPYTGSEITPWHLADSENRLDVLRVTSYIQNTIRIPLNRATVDASGGLRASFWDFSGDTFISPRASLTLFPAAYNNLVFHLSGGYYYQLPFFKEFRDSHGNINYEKRPQRSVHIVFGNDYFLRMWGRPFKLSTEIYYKWLSDLIPYTTDNIRIIYSGVNNAKGYAKGIDLKLHGDFVMGVDSWVSLSFLQTREAIRLNGDDRNEGAFSGYYPRPTDQLVNFALFFQDYLPNNPAYKVHLKVLYGSRLPFSPPNTPAHEMSFRMPSYKRVDIGFSKELFGTLKDPGAGHHPGNFRSLRLGAEIFNLLDLNNTGSYMWVKTISNDPSVPGEFAVPNFLSGRRLNIRLTARF, from the coding sequence ATGCATATTTTCAGGATTTTAGTCATATTGTGTTTAATCAGTCTGGCTACTCTTAACCCGGTTAATTCACAGCAATCCACTTTTACAGTATATGGCACCATAACCGATGAAGATGGCGCTTTTCTGCCGCTTGCCAGCATTGCACTCTCCGGAACCCCGGTCGGCACCATAAGTGACAGCAGGGGACAGTACAGCCTAACCCTGGTGCCAGACACTCTCCACTCCATTGTTGTCACTATGCTCGGCTACAGAGCTGCCGAAAAGAACGTTTCAGGCATGGCCGGCGACAGTATGAGAATTGATTTTGTGTTACAGGTAACCTATGAAGAGATCTCAGAAGTTTATGTAACCCGGGCAAGAGAACGTGACGGAAGCCTCAGCGCGATCGACGTAAGGGACGTTGGAGTCATACCTACCGCCTCAAGTGGTATTGAAACCCTGCTGAAGACCATGCCCGGTGTTTCAGGCAGAAATGAATTCAGTTCACAGTATTCTGTGCGCGGAGGAAATTTCGATGAAAACCTGGTATATGTCAACGGCATAGAGATATACCGGCCGGTACTTATACATGCCGGGCATAAAGAGGGGCTCAGCTTCATCAATCCCGACCTGGTTGGTTCGGTTATGTTTTCAGCCGGTGGGTTCGGGGCAAGATATGGCGACAAGATCTCTTCGGTACTTGATATTTCATACCGGGAGCCGGTTACATTTGCCTCTTCAGCATCTGCAAGTCTTCTTGGCGGCACAGCTCACCTGGAGGGCATATCATCAGACGGAAGTCTCAGCCATATAAGCGGCCTGAGGTACAGCACAAACCAGTATCTGCTGCAAACACTCGATGAACAAGGAGATTACCTCTCATCCTTCGCCGATTTTCAGACTTATGCCAACTACAAAATCTCCAGTGATATATCGGTTTCATTCCTGGGGCATTTCTCAAGGAACAGATACGGATTTATTCCTGAATCAAGGGAAACAAGCTTCGGTACATTCGACAACCCCATGCAGCTCATGGTTTATTTTAACGGGCAGGATGCAAGTCTGTTCAGGACACTGTTCGGTGCATTGAACCTTAATTACAACCCTGTGCCTGCACTTAACCTGTCACTTAATGTTTCAGCTTTCAACACCCTTGAAGCTGAAACATTCGACCTTCAGGGGAGATATCTTATTAACCAGCTCGAGAAACAGCTTTCATCGGAAAACCTTGGCGACAGTATAATGAATATCGGGGTTGGTGCTTTTATGAATCATGCCAGGAACTTCCTGGACGCAAATGTTTTTTCAATCGGTCACAGGGGGAAATACTCAATTCGCAGCAACAGGCTGGAATGGGGTGTTCAGGTGAATAAAGATATGTTTGATGACAACATGAGAGAGTGGCAGCTTATTGATTCGGCCGGGTACAACCTGCCATACACTGGTTCGGAAATAACACCCTGGCATCTGGCCGATTCGGAGAACAGGCTTGACGTGTTACGGGTTACATCATATATTCAGAACACAATAAGAATTCCGCTAAACAGGGCCACAGTTGATGCCAGCGGAGGATTAAGGGCCAGTTTCTGGGATTTCAGTGGCGATACATTTATAAGTCCCCGCGCATCACTCACACTTTTTCCGGCAGCCTACAACAATCTTGTTTTCCATCTTTCAGGAGGTTATTACTACCAGCTGCCCTTTTTCAAAGAGTTTCGCGACAGTCATGGAAACATAAACTATGAAAAGAGACCGCAGAGATCGGTACACATTGTATTTGGAAATGATTACTTTCTGAGGATGTGGGGGCGGCCATTCAAATTATCGACCGAGATATATTACAAATGGCTGAGCGACCTTATACCCTATACCACCGACAATATCAGGATAATTTATTCAGGCGTCAACAATGCAAAGGGATATGCAAAAGGTATTGACCTTAAGCTGCATGGTGATTTCGTAATGGGAGTGGATTCATGGGTAAGCCTCTCTTTCCTGCAAACCCGCGAAGCAATAAGGCTGAACGGCGATGACCGGAATGAAGGAGCTTTTTCAGGATATTATCCGAGACCTACTGATCAGCTTGTTAATTTTGCCCTGTTCTTTCAGGACTATCTTCCCAACAACCCTGCATACAAAGTACATCTCAAGGTGCTTTACGGTAGCCGTCTTCCCTTCAGTCCTCCCAACACACCGGCACATGAAATGTCATTCAGGATGCCTTCCTACAAGAGAGTTGATATCGGATTCTCAAAAGAGCTGTTCGGCACTCTGAAAGATCCGGGAGCGGGTCACCATCCCGGGAACTTCAGGAGCCTCAGGCTGGGCGCCGAAATTTTCAATCTTCTGGATCTGAATAATACCGGCTCCTACATGTGGGTCAAAACAATATCAAATGATCCGTCAGTGCCAGGAGAGTTTGCTGTTCCGAACTTTCTGTCAGGCCGCCGGCTGAATATCAGGCTTACAGCCAGGTTCTGA
- a CDS encoding nitroreductase, with protein sequence MEKHKGIINELIQKRRSPLAFDKKPVEEVKIMRLFEAARWAPSSRNEQPWRFIYATKDDDSVFGKMIDILAEGNRIWAKDVPLMILSIAKVRSSFSGKQNYYAFHDTGMAVGNLLVQATDMGLVVHQMGGYDKEKAKSLFGIPGDYEPVAMIAAGYQGDPQGLPAELQKRELAERTRMPLDDFVFRGNWKDQQD encoded by the coding sequence ATGGAAAAACATAAAGGAATTATCAATGAACTTATCCAGAAACGGCGAAGTCCCCTTGCTTTTGACAAAAAACCCGTCGAAGAGGTAAAGATAATGCGTCTGTTTGAGGCGGCCCGATGGGCGCCCTCCAGCAGGAATGAGCAGCCCTGGCGATTTATATACGCCACGAAAGATGATGACAGTGTTTTTGGGAAGATGATTGATATCCTTGCCGAAGGTAACCGTATATGGGCAAAGGATGTTCCCTTAATGATACTAAGTATAGCAAAGGTCAGGTCTTCCTTTAGCGGCAAACAAAATTACTACGCATTTCATGATACGGGGATGGCGGTTGGAAACCTTCTGGTTCAGGCAACAGACATGGGACTCGTAGTCCATCAGATGGGTGGCTACGATAAGGAAAAAGCAAAAAGCCTGTTTGGCATTCCCGGTGATTATGAGCCGGTTGCAATGATCGCTGCAGGTTATCAGGGAGACCCTCAAGGCCTCCCAGCCGAATTGCAGAAACGGGAGCTGGCCGAAAGGACACGCATGCCACTGGACGATTTTGTATTCAGGGGAAACTGGAAGGACCAACAGGACTGA
- the rocD gene encoding ornithine--oxo-acid transaminase — protein sequence MTTQDYIKREEKYGAHNYHPLPVVLDRGEGIFVWDVEGKRYFDFLSAYSAVNQGHCHPKIVDALINQAKKLCLTSRAFHNSSLGEYEEYITRYFGYDKVLPMNTGVEGDETAIKLCRKWAYKKKGVPDGMAKIIVCENNFHGRTITIVSISTDPDARKDYGPYTPGFVTVPYNDIPSLEKELKDPNVAGFLVEPIQGEAGVYVPDEGYLKKAWELCKKHNVLFIADEVQTGIARTGRPLACDHENVKPDILILGKALSGGVFPVSAVLADDEIMLTIKPGEHGSTFGGNPVAARVAMAALEVVKEENLAEKADRLGKVFREEMNSIDSDMIETVRGKGLLNAVVIRPKNGKTAMDVCLEMKDNGLLAKPTHGHIIRFAPPLVINEEQLREASAIIAKSIKHFD from the coding sequence ATGACAACACAGGATTATATTAAAAGAGAAGAAAAGTACGGTGCGCACAACTATCATCCGTTACCGGTGGTGCTGGACCGGGGTGAGGGAATATTTGTATGGGATGTTGAAGGTAAAAGGTACTTTGATTTTTTGTCCGCCTATTCGGCAGTTAACCAGGGACATTGTCACCCCAAAATTGTTGATGCACTTATTAACCAGGCAAAAAAGCTTTGCCTGACCTCACGGGCCTTCCATAATTCAAGCCTGGGGGAATATGAAGAATATATTACCAGGTATTTCGGTTATGACAAGGTCCTGCCAATGAATACCGGAGTTGAAGGAGACGAAACCGCTATTAAGCTATGCCGTAAATGGGCCTACAAGAAAAAAGGGGTACCCGATGGCATGGCAAAGATCATAGTTTGCGAAAACAACTTCCATGGCCGCACTATAACAATTGTTTCCATATCAACAGATCCGGATGCAAGAAAGGATTACGGACCTTATACGCCGGGTTTCGTAACAGTTCCGTATAACGATATACCTTCCCTGGAAAAAGAGCTCAAAGACCCCAATGTGGCCGGGTTCCTGGTTGAACCTATCCAGGGAGAGGCCGGGGTTTATGTTCCTGATGAAGGTTATCTGAAGAAAGCATGGGAACTTTGTAAAAAGCACAATGTTCTTTTCATTGCCGATGAGGTTCAGACGGGAATTGCCCGAACCGGCAGGCCTCTCGCCTGTGATCATGAAAATGTGAAACCAGACATACTGATACTGGGCAAAGCACTTTCAGGCGGCGTCTTTCCGGTATCGGCGGTGCTTGCTGATGATGAGATAATGCTTACCATTAAACCAGGCGAACACGGCTCAACATTCGGAGGAAATCCGGTTGCTGCCAGGGTTGCCATGGCTGCACTTGAAGTAGTCAAAGAAGAAAACCTTGCTGAAAAAGCAGATCGTCTCGGAAAAGTCTTCAGGGAGGAGATGAACAGCATCGACTCTGATATGATAGAAACCGTTCGTGGCAAAGGGCTGCTGAACGCTGTCGTGATCAGGCCCAAAAACGGAAAGACCGCAATGGATGTGTGCCTTGAAATGAAAGATAACGGTCTGCTTGCCAAGCCCACTCACGGACATATTATCAGGTTTGCCCCTCCGCTTGTGATCAATGAAGAGCAGCTCAGGGAAGCTTCAGCGATTATTGCAAAGTCAATTAAGCATTTTGACTGA
- a CDS encoding aconitate hydratase: MAELPYSIKEKLKTEMGEFQFLSLRKLEKDGYSVSHLPFSIRILLENALRNFDGFGITEDNLNTLLAWSPEPSTCDIPFKPARVLMQDFTGVPAVVDIASLRAEMSRNGKDPGRINPLIPVDLVIDHSVQVDYFGTGNSYRQNVEMEYERNRERYQFLKWAQKSFDNFSVVPPGLGICHQVNLEYLARGVIARDGLVFPDTLVGTDSHTPMVNGIGVIGWGVGGIEAEAAILGQPVYFIMPEVIGLRLTGKLQPGTTATDMVLTITSLLRSHGVVGKFVEVFGDGLDGLSVPDRATIANMSPEFGCTVTYFPIDDRTTEYMRQTNRPEKQVKLVEEYCRANMLWRTGDEKISYSHVLELDLSTVEPTIAGPRRPQDKILLRDADKTFRQQLSADFNRSYISPDEREIDRWKSEGGGPPTEREEQESPDVAEVLTHTAENGLRTAEIRINNEKFTLSDGSVVIAAITSCTNTSNPSVMAGAGILARKALKRGLQSKPWVKTSLAPGSKVVTDYLENSGLLADLEALRFHVVGYGCTSCIGNSGPLPSHIAEAVDNNELIVASVLSGNRNFEARVHPQVKLNYLMSPVLVVAYAIAGRIDIDLLNEPLAWDPNMAPVYLKDIWPTSEEISEVLTPVLSKKDFEKNYSEIFDGDQIWQNLEVPREEVYKWDDSSTYIREAPFFRNLPAEPAEPSGISDARVLLMLGDSITTDHISPAGAFSTKTPAGKYLLEKGVERKDFNSYGSRRGNDEIMVRGTFANVRIRNRLATSEGGYTNYLPGDREMSVFEAAELYKKDNTPLIVLAGKEYGSGSSRDWAAKGTFLLGIKAVIAESYERIHRSNLVGMGVLPLQYLDGENAESHQLTGKENFSIKGIEGGLEPLKKLTVEVSLQEGQTKSFTVTARLDSEIEISYYRHGGILQYVLRQFMNS, encoded by the coding sequence ATGGCTGAATTACCTTATTCAATAAAAGAGAAGCTGAAAACGGAAATGGGTGAATTTCAATTCCTCAGTCTCAGAAAGCTTGAGAAAGATGGATATTCCGTTTCCCATTTGCCCTTTTCAATCAGGATCCTGCTGGAAAATGCCCTGAGAAATTTTGACGGGTTTGGTATTACCGAAGACAACTTAAATACTCTCCTGGCATGGAGCCCGGAACCCAGTACCTGCGATATTCCGTTCAAGCCTGCTCGTGTCCTGATGCAGGATTTTACAGGTGTTCCCGCTGTTGTTGACATTGCCTCCCTCAGGGCAGAAATGTCACGCAATGGCAAAGATCCTGGCAGAATAAATCCACTGATCCCGGTAGATCTGGTAATAGACCATTCCGTTCAGGTGGATTATTTTGGAACAGGTAACTCCTACCGGCAAAATGTTGAGATGGAGTATGAGCGAAACAGGGAAAGGTATCAGTTCCTGAAATGGGCGCAGAAGTCGTTTGACAATTTTTCTGTTGTACCCCCGGGATTGGGTATCTGCCACCAGGTAAACCTCGAATATCTTGCCAGGGGGGTGATAGCCAGAGACGGACTGGTATTTCCTGACACCCTGGTTGGAACCGATAGCCATACTCCTATGGTTAACGGTATCGGGGTCATTGGATGGGGAGTTGGCGGTATTGAAGCCGAAGCTGCTATTCTCGGCCAGCCAGTATATTTTATTATGCCAGAAGTCATAGGGTTGAGGCTTACCGGTAAGTTGCAGCCAGGGACAACGGCAACCGACATGGTTCTTACCATAACCAGCCTGCTGCGGTCTCACGGGGTTGTAGGGAAGTTTGTCGAGGTGTTCGGTGACGGACTTGACGGATTGTCGGTACCCGACAGGGCCACCATCGCCAACATGTCGCCCGAGTTCGGATGTACCGTGACATATTTTCCAATTGATGACCGTACCACCGAATATATGAGACAGACAAACCGGCCGGAGAAGCAGGTGAAACTGGTGGAAGAGTACTGCAGGGCGAACATGCTCTGGAGAACGGGTGATGAGAAAATCAGCTACTCTCATGTCCTGGAACTGGATCTTTCAACAGTCGAACCCACGATTGCGGGTCCCCGCCGGCCGCAGGACAAAATACTGCTCCGGGATGCTGATAAAACATTCAGGCAGCAGCTCAGCGCCGACTTCAACAGGTCATACATAAGTCCTGATGAGCGTGAGATTGACAGGTGGAAAAGTGAAGGTGGCGGTCCGCCAACGGAAAGAGAAGAGCAGGAAAGTCCTGATGTTGCTGAAGTGCTGACGCATACAGCAGAAAACGGATTGCGGACAGCAGAGATCAGGATCAATAATGAGAAATTTACGCTTAGCGACGGTTCTGTTGTAATAGCGGCCATCACTTCATGCACCAATACCTCCAATCCAAGCGTGATGGCAGGTGCCGGTATCCTGGCAAGGAAAGCCCTGAAGCGCGGATTGCAGAGCAAACCCTGGGTAAAGACCTCCCTGGCTCCCGGGTCAAAGGTGGTGACCGATTACCTTGAAAACTCGGGGTTGCTGGCTGATCTGGAAGCATTGCGCTTTCATGTGGTAGGATATGGCTGTACCAGTTGTATCGGGAATTCAGGACCCCTCCCTTCCCATATTGCCGAAGCAGTCGATAACAATGAGCTGATAGTGGCCTCTGTGCTTTCAGGTAACCGTAACTTTGAGGCCAGGGTGCACCCACAGGTGAAGCTCAACTACCTGATGTCACCGGTTCTTGTTGTAGCGTACGCTATTGCGGGCCGTATTGATATCGACCTGCTAAATGAACCGCTTGCCTGGGATCCCAATATGGCCCCTGTTTACCTTAAGGATATATGGCCCACTTCTGAAGAGATATCAGAGGTTCTCACCCCGGTATTGTCGAAGAAGGATTTTGAAAAAAACTACAGTGAAATATTTGATGGCGACCAGATATGGCAGAACCTGGAAGTGCCCCGCGAGGAGGTCTACAAATGGGATGATAGTTCAACATATATCAGGGAGGCTCCCTTTTTCAGAAACCTGCCGGCAGAGCCTGCAGAACCTTCCGGTATATCAGATGCCAGGGTTCTTCTTATGCTGGGCGACAGCATTACAACCGATCACATTTCGCCGGCAGGGGCATTCAGCACAAAGACACCTGCAGGCAAATACCTTCTTGAAAAAGGTGTTGAGAGAAAGGATTTTAATTCCTATGGATCACGCAGGGGTAACGACGAGATAATGGTGAGGGGCACCTTTGCCAATGTCCGTATAAGGAACAGGCTTGCAACATCTGAGGGCGGGTATACCAATTATCTTCCCGGGGACAGGGAAATGAGTGTGTTTGAAGCGGCTGAACTATACAAAAAGGATAATACCCCACTGATAGTGCTCGCCGGCAAGGAGTACGGAAGCGGATCGAGCAGGGACTGGGCAGCCAAGGGAACATTCCTGCTTGGCATAAAAGCTGTCATTGCCGAGAGTTATGAAAGAATTCACCGCAGCAACCTGGTTGGAATGGGTGTACTACCGCTGCAATACCTTGATGGAGAGAATGCAGAATCACATCAACTTACCGGGAAGGAGAACTTCTCCATAAAAGGCATAGAAGGAGGCCTTGAACCACTGAAAAAGCTCACAGTGGAAGTCTCGTTACAGGAGGGACAAACCAAAAGTTTTACCGTCACGGCCAGGCTCGATTCAGAGATAGAGATATCCTACTACCGGCACGGCGGAATACTCCAGTATGTTCTCAGGCAGTTCATGAATTCATAA
- a CDS encoding aldo/keto reductase, producing MPQRVLGRSDEKISVIGFGGIMLNNEDRKTCNDIVAKACETGINYFDVAPTYGNAEEMLGPALEPYRRQSFLSCKSTQRERAGVEKEMQESFTRLRTDYFDLYQLHALTTIEDVERSFASNGAMEAILRARDQGRVRLIGFSAHSEEAALLALEYFDFDTVMFPINFACWHNGNFGPRVYEKAVERNLGILVLKSLAERGLRPGEERFFTNVWYKPVLDNELFDQALAFSLSRKITSVIPPGNMSLFLKAIDRVHHFEPLTAEEEEALRKRSLEIPPLFSA from the coding sequence ATCCCTCAGAGAGTTTTGGGCAGGTCAGACGAGAAGATATCGGTCATAGGTTTTGGCGGTATAATGCTGAACAATGAGGACCGGAAAACCTGTAATGATATAGTTGCAAAAGCCTGCGAAACAGGCATTAACTATTTTGATGTAGCACCTACCTATGGTAACGCCGAAGAGATGCTCGGCCCTGCGCTTGAACCCTACCGCAGGCAGAGTTTCCTCTCCTGCAAAAGCACACAAAGGGAGAGGGCGGGTGTTGAGAAGGAGATGCAGGAATCGTTCACCAGGCTCCGGACCGACTATTTTGATCTCTACCAGCTTCATGCACTAACAACAATAGAAGACGTGGAACGGTCGTTTGCCTCCAACGGTGCCATGGAGGCCATACTCAGGGCCCGGGATCAGGGCAGGGTAAGACTGATCGGTTTTTCTGCCCATAGTGAGGAAGCTGCGCTTCTGGCACTGGAATATTTTGACTTTGATACGGTGATGTTTCCCATAAACTTCGCCTGCTGGCACAACGGTAATTTCGGGCCCCGCGTTTACGAGAAAGCCGTTGAAAGAAACCTGGGTATACTCGTTCTCAAGTCACTTGCGGAAAGGGGGCTCAGACCCGGTGAAGAGAGGTTTTTTACAAATGTCTGGTACAAACCGGTACTTGATAATGAGTTGTTTGACCAGGCACTTGCTTTTTCGCTTTCGCGGAAAATTACCTCTGTCATACCTCCGGGTAATATGAGCCTTTTCCTTAAGGCCATTGACCGCGTACACCATTTTGAACCGCTTACCGCTGAAGAAGAGGAAGCCCTCAGGAAGAGATCCCTGGAGATACCTCCCCTTTTCAGTGCCTGA